In Gavia stellata isolate bGavSte3 chromosome 28, bGavSte3.hap2, whole genome shotgun sequence, a single genomic region encodes these proteins:
- the KAT7 gene encoding histone acetyltransferase KAT7 isoform X1, which yields MPRRKRNAGSSSDGTEDSDFSTDPEHTDSSESDGTSRRSARVTRSSARLSQSSQDSSPVRNPPSFGAEEPVYSTRRVTRSQQQPTPVTPKKYPLRQTRSSGSETEQVVDFSDRDTKNAADHDESPPRTPTGNAPSSESDIDISSPNVSHDESIAKDMSMKDSGSDLSHRPKRRRFHESYNFNMKCPTPGCNSLGHLTGKHERHFSISGCPLYHNLSADECKVRAQSRDKQIEERMLAHRQDDNNRHATRHQAPTERQLRYKEKVAELRKKRNSGLSKEQKEKYMEHRQTYGNTREPLLENLTSEYDLELFRRAQARASEDLEKLRLQGQITEGSNMIKTIAFGRYELDTWYHSPYPEEYARLGRLYMCEFCLKYMKSQTILRRHMAKCVWKHPPGDEIYRKGSISVFEVDGKKNKIYCQNLCLLAKLFLDHKTLYYDVEPFLFYVMTEADNTGCHLIGYFSKEKNSFLNYNVSCILTMPQYMRQGYGKMLIDFSYLLSKVEEKVGSPERPLSDLGLISYRSYWKEVLLRYLHNFQGKEISIKEISQETAVNPVDIVSTLQALQMLKYWKGKHLVLKRQDLIDEWIAKEAKRSNSNKIMDPSCLKWTPPKGT from the exons AGGAATGCGGGCAGTAGCTCAGATGGAACAGAAGACTCTGATTTCTCTACTGATCCTGAGCATACAGACAGCTCTGAAAGCGATGGCACATCACGACGATCCGCCCGTGTGACCCGTTCCTCAGCCAGACTCAGTCAAAGCTCTCAAG ATTCCAGCCCAGTTCGTAATCCACCATCATTTGGAGCAGAAGAGCCTGTCTATTCTACGAGGAGGGTAAcccgcagccagcagcagcctaCTCCTGTGACTCCAAAGAAATACCCGCTCCGGCAGACTCGCTCCTCTGGGTCAGAGACTGAACAAGTGGTTGACTTTTCTGATAGAG ACACTAAAAATGCAGCGGATCACGATGAGTCTCCACCTCGTACCCCCACCGGGAATGCCCCTTCCTCAGAGTCTGATATTGATATCTCCAGTCCAAATGTATCCCATGATGAGAGCATTGCCAAGGACATGTCCATGAAGGATTCTGGAAGTGACCTGTCTCACCGCCCTAAGCGCCGCCGCTTCCATGAAAGCTACAATTTCAACATGAAATGTCCCACTCCTGGTTGTAACTCTTTAG GACACCTAACTGGAAAACATGAGCGACACTTCTCCATATCGGGATGCCCACTATATCATAATCTCTCAGCAGATGAATGCAAG GTGCGAGCACAGAGCCGGGATAAGCAGATTGAGGAGAGAATGCTGGCGCATCGACAGGATGACAACAACAGGCATGCCACCAGACACCAG GCACCAACAGAGAGACAGCTGCGATACAAAGAGAAAGTAGCGGAGCTCAGGAAGAAGAGGAACTCAGGACTAAGCaaggagcaaaaagaaaaatacatg GAGCACAGACAAACCTATGGCAATACTAGGGAGCCTCTACTTGAAAACCTGACGAGTGAGTATGACCTCGAGCTTTTCCGAAGAGCGCAGGCACGGGCATCTGAGGACCTG GAAAAGTTGCGGCTCCAGGGCCAGATCACAGAAGGCAGCAATATGATTAAAACAATCGCTTTTGGCCGTTATGAGCTGGATACCTGGTATCATTCTCCCTACCCAGAGGAGTATGCTCGTCTGGGACGTCTCTACATGTGTGAGTTCTGTCTCAAATATATGAAGAGCCAGACAATACTGCGCAGACACATG GCAAAATGTGTTTGGAAACATCCACCAGGTGATGAAATCTACCGCAAAGGCTCCATTTCGGTGTTTGAAGTGGATGGGAAAAAGAACAAG ATCTACTGTCAAAACCTGTGTCTGCTGGCAAAACTTTTCTTGGACCATAAAACACTGTATTATGATGTTGAACCCTTCCTCTTCTATGTCATGACAGAAGCTGACAACACTGGCTGCCACCTGATAGGATATTTCTCCAAG GAGAAGAATTCTTTTCTCAACTACAATGTTTCTTGTATCCTGACAATGCCTCAATATATGAGGCAAGGTTATGGCAAAATGCTTATTGACTTCA gctatttgctttccaaagtagaagaaaaagttGGCTCTCCGGAACGCCCTCTGTCTGATTTAGGTCTCATCAGCTACCGCAGTTACTGGAAGGAAGTTCTCCTTCGTTACCTGCATAATTTCCAAGGAAAAGAGATCTCTATAAAAG AAATCAGCCAGGAGACTGCAGTAAACCCTGTCGACATTGTTAGCACGTTGCAGGCGCTTCAGATGCTCAAGTACTGGAAGGGAAAACACCTGGTCCTAAAAAGACAG GATCTGATTGATGAATGGATAGCCAAAGAGGCAAAAAGATCCAACAGCAATAAGATAATGGATCCCAGCTGTTTGAAATGGACCCCTCCTAAGGGAACTTAA
- the KAT7 gene encoding histone acetyltransferase KAT7 isoform X2, which produces MPRRKRNAGSSSDGTEDSDFSTDPEHTDSSESDGTSRRSARVTRSSARLSQSSQDSSPVRNPPSFGAEEPVYSTRRVTRSQQQPTPVTPKKYPLRQTRSSGSETEQVVDFSDRDTKNAADHDESPPRTPTGNAPSSESDIDISSPNVSHDESIAKDMSMKDSGSDLSHRPKRRRFHESYNFNMKCPTPGCNSLGHLTGKHERHFSISGCPLYHNLSADECKAPTERQLRYKEKVAELRKKRNSGLSKEQKEKYMEHRQTYGNTREPLLENLTSEYDLELFRRAQARASEDLEKLRLQGQITEGSNMIKTIAFGRYELDTWYHSPYPEEYARLGRLYMCEFCLKYMKSQTILRRHMAKCVWKHPPGDEIYRKGSISVFEVDGKKNKIYCQNLCLLAKLFLDHKTLYYDVEPFLFYVMTEADNTGCHLIGYFSKEKNSFLNYNVSCILTMPQYMRQGYGKMLIDFSYLLSKVEEKVGSPERPLSDLGLISYRSYWKEVLLRYLHNFQGKEISIKEISQETAVNPVDIVSTLQALQMLKYWKGKHLVLKRQDLIDEWIAKEAKRSNSNKIMDPSCLKWTPPKGT; this is translated from the exons AGGAATGCGGGCAGTAGCTCAGATGGAACAGAAGACTCTGATTTCTCTACTGATCCTGAGCATACAGACAGCTCTGAAAGCGATGGCACATCACGACGATCCGCCCGTGTGACCCGTTCCTCAGCCAGACTCAGTCAAAGCTCTCAAG ATTCCAGCCCAGTTCGTAATCCACCATCATTTGGAGCAGAAGAGCCTGTCTATTCTACGAGGAGGGTAAcccgcagccagcagcagcctaCTCCTGTGACTCCAAAGAAATACCCGCTCCGGCAGACTCGCTCCTCTGGGTCAGAGACTGAACAAGTGGTTGACTTTTCTGATAGAG ACACTAAAAATGCAGCGGATCACGATGAGTCTCCACCTCGTACCCCCACCGGGAATGCCCCTTCCTCAGAGTCTGATATTGATATCTCCAGTCCAAATGTATCCCATGATGAGAGCATTGCCAAGGACATGTCCATGAAGGATTCTGGAAGTGACCTGTCTCACCGCCCTAAGCGCCGCCGCTTCCATGAAAGCTACAATTTCAACATGAAATGTCCCACTCCTGGTTGTAACTCTTTAG GACACCTAACTGGAAAACATGAGCGACACTTCTCCATATCGGGATGCCCACTATATCATAATCTCTCAGCAGATGAATGCAAG GCACCAACAGAGAGACAGCTGCGATACAAAGAGAAAGTAGCGGAGCTCAGGAAGAAGAGGAACTCAGGACTAAGCaaggagcaaaaagaaaaatacatg GAGCACAGACAAACCTATGGCAATACTAGGGAGCCTCTACTTGAAAACCTGACGAGTGAGTATGACCTCGAGCTTTTCCGAAGAGCGCAGGCACGGGCATCTGAGGACCTG GAAAAGTTGCGGCTCCAGGGCCAGATCACAGAAGGCAGCAATATGATTAAAACAATCGCTTTTGGCCGTTATGAGCTGGATACCTGGTATCATTCTCCCTACCCAGAGGAGTATGCTCGTCTGGGACGTCTCTACATGTGTGAGTTCTGTCTCAAATATATGAAGAGCCAGACAATACTGCGCAGACACATG GCAAAATGTGTTTGGAAACATCCACCAGGTGATGAAATCTACCGCAAAGGCTCCATTTCGGTGTTTGAAGTGGATGGGAAAAAGAACAAG ATCTACTGTCAAAACCTGTGTCTGCTGGCAAAACTTTTCTTGGACCATAAAACACTGTATTATGATGTTGAACCCTTCCTCTTCTATGTCATGACAGAAGCTGACAACACTGGCTGCCACCTGATAGGATATTTCTCCAAG GAGAAGAATTCTTTTCTCAACTACAATGTTTCTTGTATCCTGACAATGCCTCAATATATGAGGCAAGGTTATGGCAAAATGCTTATTGACTTCA gctatttgctttccaaagtagaagaaaaagttGGCTCTCCGGAACGCCCTCTGTCTGATTTAGGTCTCATCAGCTACCGCAGTTACTGGAAGGAAGTTCTCCTTCGTTACCTGCATAATTTCCAAGGAAAAGAGATCTCTATAAAAG AAATCAGCCAGGAGACTGCAGTAAACCCTGTCGACATTGTTAGCACGTTGCAGGCGCTTCAGATGCTCAAGTACTGGAAGGGAAAACACCTGGTCCTAAAAAGACAG GATCTGATTGATGAATGGATAGCCAAAGAGGCAAAAAGATCCAACAGCAATAAGATAATGGATCCCAGCTGTTTGAAATGGACCCCTCCTAAGGGAACTTAA
- the KAT7 gene encoding histone acetyltransferase KAT7 isoform X6 produces the protein MPRRKRNAGSSSDGTEDSDFSTDPEHTDSSESDGTSRRSARVTRSSARLSQSSQGHLTGKHERHFSISGCPLYHNLSADECKAPTERQLRYKEKVAELRKKRNSGLSKEQKEKYMEHRQTYGNTREPLLENLTSEYDLELFRRAQARASEDLEKLRLQGQITEGSNMIKTIAFGRYELDTWYHSPYPEEYARLGRLYMCEFCLKYMKSQTILRRHMAKCVWKHPPGDEIYRKGSISVFEVDGKKNKIYCQNLCLLAKLFLDHKTLYYDVEPFLFYVMTEADNTGCHLIGYFSKEKNSFLNYNVSCILTMPQYMRQGYGKMLIDFSYLLSKVEEKVGSPERPLSDLGLISYRSYWKEVLLRYLHNFQGKEISIKEISQETAVNPVDIVSTLQALQMLKYWKGKHLVLKRQDLIDEWIAKEAKRSNSNKIMDPSCLKWTPPKGT, from the exons AGGAATGCGGGCAGTAGCTCAGATGGAACAGAAGACTCTGATTTCTCTACTGATCCTGAGCATACAGACAGCTCTGAAAGCGATGGCACATCACGACGATCCGCCCGTGTGACCCGTTCCTCAGCCAGACTCAGTCAAAGCTCTCAAG GACACCTAACTGGAAAACATGAGCGACACTTCTCCATATCGGGATGCCCACTATATCATAATCTCTCAGCAGATGAATGCAAG GCACCAACAGAGAGACAGCTGCGATACAAAGAGAAAGTAGCGGAGCTCAGGAAGAAGAGGAACTCAGGACTAAGCaaggagcaaaaagaaaaatacatg GAGCACAGACAAACCTATGGCAATACTAGGGAGCCTCTACTTGAAAACCTGACGAGTGAGTATGACCTCGAGCTTTTCCGAAGAGCGCAGGCACGGGCATCTGAGGACCTG GAAAAGTTGCGGCTCCAGGGCCAGATCACAGAAGGCAGCAATATGATTAAAACAATCGCTTTTGGCCGTTATGAGCTGGATACCTGGTATCATTCTCCCTACCCAGAGGAGTATGCTCGTCTGGGACGTCTCTACATGTGTGAGTTCTGTCTCAAATATATGAAGAGCCAGACAATACTGCGCAGACACATG GCAAAATGTGTTTGGAAACATCCACCAGGTGATGAAATCTACCGCAAAGGCTCCATTTCGGTGTTTGAAGTGGATGGGAAAAAGAACAAG ATCTACTGTCAAAACCTGTGTCTGCTGGCAAAACTTTTCTTGGACCATAAAACACTGTATTATGATGTTGAACCCTTCCTCTTCTATGTCATGACAGAAGCTGACAACACTGGCTGCCACCTGATAGGATATTTCTCCAAG GAGAAGAATTCTTTTCTCAACTACAATGTTTCTTGTATCCTGACAATGCCTCAATATATGAGGCAAGGTTATGGCAAAATGCTTATTGACTTCA gctatttgctttccaaagtagaagaaaaagttGGCTCTCCGGAACGCCCTCTGTCTGATTTAGGTCTCATCAGCTACCGCAGTTACTGGAAGGAAGTTCTCCTTCGTTACCTGCATAATTTCCAAGGAAAAGAGATCTCTATAAAAG AAATCAGCCAGGAGACTGCAGTAAACCCTGTCGACATTGTTAGCACGTTGCAGGCGCTTCAGATGCTCAAGTACTGGAAGGGAAAACACCTGGTCCTAAAAAGACAG GATCTGATTGATGAATGGATAGCCAAAGAGGCAAAAAGATCCAACAGCAATAAGATAATGGATCCCAGCTGTTTGAAATGGACCCCTCCTAAGGGAACTTAA
- the KAT7 gene encoding histone acetyltransferase KAT7 isoform X3 — translation MPRRKRNAGSSSDGTEDSDFSTDPEHTDSSESDGTSRRSARVTRSSARLSQSSQDSSPVRNPPSFGAEEPVYSTRRVTRSQQQPTPVTPKKYPLRQTRSSGSETEQVVDFSDRGHLTGKHERHFSISGCPLYHNLSADECKVRAQSRDKQIEERMLAHRQDDNNRHATRHQAPTERQLRYKEKVAELRKKRNSGLSKEQKEKYMEHRQTYGNTREPLLENLTSEYDLELFRRAQARASEDLEKLRLQGQITEGSNMIKTIAFGRYELDTWYHSPYPEEYARLGRLYMCEFCLKYMKSQTILRRHMAKCVWKHPPGDEIYRKGSISVFEVDGKKNKIYCQNLCLLAKLFLDHKTLYYDVEPFLFYVMTEADNTGCHLIGYFSKEKNSFLNYNVSCILTMPQYMRQGYGKMLIDFSYLLSKVEEKVGSPERPLSDLGLISYRSYWKEVLLRYLHNFQGKEISIKEISQETAVNPVDIVSTLQALQMLKYWKGKHLVLKRQDLIDEWIAKEAKRSNSNKIMDPSCLKWTPPKGT, via the exons AGGAATGCGGGCAGTAGCTCAGATGGAACAGAAGACTCTGATTTCTCTACTGATCCTGAGCATACAGACAGCTCTGAAAGCGATGGCACATCACGACGATCCGCCCGTGTGACCCGTTCCTCAGCCAGACTCAGTCAAAGCTCTCAAG ATTCCAGCCCAGTTCGTAATCCACCATCATTTGGAGCAGAAGAGCCTGTCTATTCTACGAGGAGGGTAAcccgcagccagcagcagcctaCTCCTGTGACTCCAAAGAAATACCCGCTCCGGCAGACTCGCTCCTCTGGGTCAGAGACTGAACAAGTGGTTGACTTTTCTGATAGAG GACACCTAACTGGAAAACATGAGCGACACTTCTCCATATCGGGATGCCCACTATATCATAATCTCTCAGCAGATGAATGCAAG GTGCGAGCACAGAGCCGGGATAAGCAGATTGAGGAGAGAATGCTGGCGCATCGACAGGATGACAACAACAGGCATGCCACCAGACACCAG GCACCAACAGAGAGACAGCTGCGATACAAAGAGAAAGTAGCGGAGCTCAGGAAGAAGAGGAACTCAGGACTAAGCaaggagcaaaaagaaaaatacatg GAGCACAGACAAACCTATGGCAATACTAGGGAGCCTCTACTTGAAAACCTGACGAGTGAGTATGACCTCGAGCTTTTCCGAAGAGCGCAGGCACGGGCATCTGAGGACCTG GAAAAGTTGCGGCTCCAGGGCCAGATCACAGAAGGCAGCAATATGATTAAAACAATCGCTTTTGGCCGTTATGAGCTGGATACCTGGTATCATTCTCCCTACCCAGAGGAGTATGCTCGTCTGGGACGTCTCTACATGTGTGAGTTCTGTCTCAAATATATGAAGAGCCAGACAATACTGCGCAGACACATG GCAAAATGTGTTTGGAAACATCCACCAGGTGATGAAATCTACCGCAAAGGCTCCATTTCGGTGTTTGAAGTGGATGGGAAAAAGAACAAG ATCTACTGTCAAAACCTGTGTCTGCTGGCAAAACTTTTCTTGGACCATAAAACACTGTATTATGATGTTGAACCCTTCCTCTTCTATGTCATGACAGAAGCTGACAACACTGGCTGCCACCTGATAGGATATTTCTCCAAG GAGAAGAATTCTTTTCTCAACTACAATGTTTCTTGTATCCTGACAATGCCTCAATATATGAGGCAAGGTTATGGCAAAATGCTTATTGACTTCA gctatttgctttccaaagtagaagaaaaagttGGCTCTCCGGAACGCCCTCTGTCTGATTTAGGTCTCATCAGCTACCGCAGTTACTGGAAGGAAGTTCTCCTTCGTTACCTGCATAATTTCCAAGGAAAAGAGATCTCTATAAAAG AAATCAGCCAGGAGACTGCAGTAAACCCTGTCGACATTGTTAGCACGTTGCAGGCGCTTCAGATGCTCAAGTACTGGAAGGGAAAACACCTGGTCCTAAAAAGACAG GATCTGATTGATGAATGGATAGCCAAAGAGGCAAAAAGATCCAACAGCAATAAGATAATGGATCCCAGCTGTTTGAAATGGACCCCTCCTAAGGGAACTTAA
- the KAT7 gene encoding histone acetyltransferase KAT7 isoform X4, which produces MPRRKRNAGSSSDGTEDSDFSTDPEHTDSSESDGTSRRSARVTRSSARLSQSSQDSSPVRNPPSFGAEEPVYSTRRVTRSQQQPTPVTPKKYPLRQTRSSGSETEQVVDFSDRGHLTGKHERHFSISGCPLYHNLSADECKAPTERQLRYKEKVAELRKKRNSGLSKEQKEKYMEHRQTYGNTREPLLENLTSEYDLELFRRAQARASEDLEKLRLQGQITEGSNMIKTIAFGRYELDTWYHSPYPEEYARLGRLYMCEFCLKYMKSQTILRRHMAKCVWKHPPGDEIYRKGSISVFEVDGKKNKIYCQNLCLLAKLFLDHKTLYYDVEPFLFYVMTEADNTGCHLIGYFSKEKNSFLNYNVSCILTMPQYMRQGYGKMLIDFSYLLSKVEEKVGSPERPLSDLGLISYRSYWKEVLLRYLHNFQGKEISIKEISQETAVNPVDIVSTLQALQMLKYWKGKHLVLKRQDLIDEWIAKEAKRSNSNKIMDPSCLKWTPPKGT; this is translated from the exons AGGAATGCGGGCAGTAGCTCAGATGGAACAGAAGACTCTGATTTCTCTACTGATCCTGAGCATACAGACAGCTCTGAAAGCGATGGCACATCACGACGATCCGCCCGTGTGACCCGTTCCTCAGCCAGACTCAGTCAAAGCTCTCAAG ATTCCAGCCCAGTTCGTAATCCACCATCATTTGGAGCAGAAGAGCCTGTCTATTCTACGAGGAGGGTAAcccgcagccagcagcagcctaCTCCTGTGACTCCAAAGAAATACCCGCTCCGGCAGACTCGCTCCTCTGGGTCAGAGACTGAACAAGTGGTTGACTTTTCTGATAGAG GACACCTAACTGGAAAACATGAGCGACACTTCTCCATATCGGGATGCCCACTATATCATAATCTCTCAGCAGATGAATGCAAG GCACCAACAGAGAGACAGCTGCGATACAAAGAGAAAGTAGCGGAGCTCAGGAAGAAGAGGAACTCAGGACTAAGCaaggagcaaaaagaaaaatacatg GAGCACAGACAAACCTATGGCAATACTAGGGAGCCTCTACTTGAAAACCTGACGAGTGAGTATGACCTCGAGCTTTTCCGAAGAGCGCAGGCACGGGCATCTGAGGACCTG GAAAAGTTGCGGCTCCAGGGCCAGATCACAGAAGGCAGCAATATGATTAAAACAATCGCTTTTGGCCGTTATGAGCTGGATACCTGGTATCATTCTCCCTACCCAGAGGAGTATGCTCGTCTGGGACGTCTCTACATGTGTGAGTTCTGTCTCAAATATATGAAGAGCCAGACAATACTGCGCAGACACATG GCAAAATGTGTTTGGAAACATCCACCAGGTGATGAAATCTACCGCAAAGGCTCCATTTCGGTGTTTGAAGTGGATGGGAAAAAGAACAAG ATCTACTGTCAAAACCTGTGTCTGCTGGCAAAACTTTTCTTGGACCATAAAACACTGTATTATGATGTTGAACCCTTCCTCTTCTATGTCATGACAGAAGCTGACAACACTGGCTGCCACCTGATAGGATATTTCTCCAAG GAGAAGAATTCTTTTCTCAACTACAATGTTTCTTGTATCCTGACAATGCCTCAATATATGAGGCAAGGTTATGGCAAAATGCTTATTGACTTCA gctatttgctttccaaagtagaagaaaaagttGGCTCTCCGGAACGCCCTCTGTCTGATTTAGGTCTCATCAGCTACCGCAGTTACTGGAAGGAAGTTCTCCTTCGTTACCTGCATAATTTCCAAGGAAAAGAGATCTCTATAAAAG AAATCAGCCAGGAGACTGCAGTAAACCCTGTCGACATTGTTAGCACGTTGCAGGCGCTTCAGATGCTCAAGTACTGGAAGGGAAAACACCTGGTCCTAAAAAGACAG GATCTGATTGATGAATGGATAGCCAAAGAGGCAAAAAGATCCAACAGCAATAAGATAATGGATCCCAGCTGTTTGAAATGGACCCCTCCTAAGGGAACTTAA
- the KAT7 gene encoding histone acetyltransferase KAT7 isoform X5: MPRRKRNAGSSSDGTEDSDFSTDPEHTDSSESDGTSRRSARVTRSSARLSQSSQGHLTGKHERHFSISGCPLYHNLSADECKVRAQSRDKQIEERMLAHRQDDNNRHATRHQAPTERQLRYKEKVAELRKKRNSGLSKEQKEKYMEHRQTYGNTREPLLENLTSEYDLELFRRAQARASEDLEKLRLQGQITEGSNMIKTIAFGRYELDTWYHSPYPEEYARLGRLYMCEFCLKYMKSQTILRRHMAKCVWKHPPGDEIYRKGSISVFEVDGKKNKIYCQNLCLLAKLFLDHKTLYYDVEPFLFYVMTEADNTGCHLIGYFSKEKNSFLNYNVSCILTMPQYMRQGYGKMLIDFSYLLSKVEEKVGSPERPLSDLGLISYRSYWKEVLLRYLHNFQGKEISIKEISQETAVNPVDIVSTLQALQMLKYWKGKHLVLKRQDLIDEWIAKEAKRSNSNKIMDPSCLKWTPPKGT, from the exons AGGAATGCGGGCAGTAGCTCAGATGGAACAGAAGACTCTGATTTCTCTACTGATCCTGAGCATACAGACAGCTCTGAAAGCGATGGCACATCACGACGATCCGCCCGTGTGACCCGTTCCTCAGCCAGACTCAGTCAAAGCTCTCAAG GACACCTAACTGGAAAACATGAGCGACACTTCTCCATATCGGGATGCCCACTATATCATAATCTCTCAGCAGATGAATGCAAG GTGCGAGCACAGAGCCGGGATAAGCAGATTGAGGAGAGAATGCTGGCGCATCGACAGGATGACAACAACAGGCATGCCACCAGACACCAG GCACCAACAGAGAGACAGCTGCGATACAAAGAGAAAGTAGCGGAGCTCAGGAAGAAGAGGAACTCAGGACTAAGCaaggagcaaaaagaaaaatacatg GAGCACAGACAAACCTATGGCAATACTAGGGAGCCTCTACTTGAAAACCTGACGAGTGAGTATGACCTCGAGCTTTTCCGAAGAGCGCAGGCACGGGCATCTGAGGACCTG GAAAAGTTGCGGCTCCAGGGCCAGATCACAGAAGGCAGCAATATGATTAAAACAATCGCTTTTGGCCGTTATGAGCTGGATACCTGGTATCATTCTCCCTACCCAGAGGAGTATGCTCGTCTGGGACGTCTCTACATGTGTGAGTTCTGTCTCAAATATATGAAGAGCCAGACAATACTGCGCAGACACATG GCAAAATGTGTTTGGAAACATCCACCAGGTGATGAAATCTACCGCAAAGGCTCCATTTCGGTGTTTGAAGTGGATGGGAAAAAGAACAAG ATCTACTGTCAAAACCTGTGTCTGCTGGCAAAACTTTTCTTGGACCATAAAACACTGTATTATGATGTTGAACCCTTCCTCTTCTATGTCATGACAGAAGCTGACAACACTGGCTGCCACCTGATAGGATATTTCTCCAAG GAGAAGAATTCTTTTCTCAACTACAATGTTTCTTGTATCCTGACAATGCCTCAATATATGAGGCAAGGTTATGGCAAAATGCTTATTGACTTCA gctatttgctttccaaagtagaagaaaaagttGGCTCTCCGGAACGCCCTCTGTCTGATTTAGGTCTCATCAGCTACCGCAGTTACTGGAAGGAAGTTCTCCTTCGTTACCTGCATAATTTCCAAGGAAAAGAGATCTCTATAAAAG AAATCAGCCAGGAGACTGCAGTAAACCCTGTCGACATTGTTAGCACGTTGCAGGCGCTTCAGATGCTCAAGTACTGGAAGGGAAAACACCTGGTCCTAAAAAGACAG GATCTGATTGATGAATGGATAGCCAAAGAGGCAAAAAGATCCAACAGCAATAAGATAATGGATCCCAGCTGTTTGAAATGGACCCCTCCTAAGGGAACTTAA